The following are encoded together in the Pseudodesulfovibrio indicus genome:
- a CDS encoding vitamin B12-dependent ribonucleotide reductase: MPELKMPANLPDPIINENAKIVLQRRYQRKDTEGVVYETVKEMFWRVASAIAQEEGKYKESSVKPAALAREFYDLMTSYRFLPNSPTLMNAGTDIGQLAACFVLPVADDIEGIFDAVKHAAMIHKSGGGTGFSFSRLRAKDSVVGSTGGVASGPLSFLRIFNCATEQIKQGGTRRGANMGILRVDHPDIMEFIKAKERDGELNNFNLSIGLTEQFMQAVNDRAEYDLVAPNTGKTVGTLNAREVFNILVQKAWESGDPGIVFLDRINRDNPTPSLGEIESTNPCGEQPLLPYEACNLGSINLGKCFAKGKNGKDSEIDWDELKRIIHLSVRFLDNVIDASVYPLDQITEMVGKNRKIGLGVMGWADLLYQLKVPYNSQTAVDLAERVMKYVQAEARSASKQLAKERGEFPTYAESTFGKANLGPYRNATTTTIAPTGTLSIIAGCSSGVEPLFALSFVRNVMDNDKLVETNPFFEAALKEADAYSGKLMEEIAKVGSIRKMDHLPEHLRHVFVTSMDIEPIWHLKMQAAFQKFTDNAVSKTVNLPNSATKEDIWDIYWKAYEYGCKGVTVYRDGSKTSQVLCTGDGDKKKEAAAKGKSIVKDRPDVIYGFTQKIPTGLGMLFLTVNEVDNKPFEVFATIGKSGGSITAKAEAIGRLVSLALRSGVEVREIVQQLKGIGGENPKFMKKHLVKSIPDAIAYVFESRYLSGERVDGEVAALNRELCPDCGEPLVFEEGCHMCKSCAYTKCGG, from the coding sequence ATGCCAGAACTCAAAATGCCCGCCAACCTCCCGGACCCGATCATCAATGAAAACGCAAAGATAGTTTTGCAGCGCAGATACCAGCGCAAGGACACGGAGGGGGTGGTCTACGAGACTGTCAAGGAGATGTTCTGGAGGGTGGCTTCGGCCATCGCCCAGGAAGAGGGCAAGTACAAGGAGTCCTCGGTCAAACCCGCCGCCCTGGCGCGCGAGTTCTATGACCTGATGACCTCCTACCGGTTCCTGCCCAACTCCCCCACCCTGATGAACGCGGGTACGGACATCGGGCAGCTGGCGGCCTGCTTCGTCCTGCCCGTGGCCGACGACATCGAGGGCATCTTCGACGCGGTCAAGCACGCGGCCATGATCCACAAGTCCGGCGGCGGCACCGGCTTCTCCTTCTCCCGGCTGCGGGCCAAGGACTCGGTGGTCGGCTCCACCGGCGGCGTGGCCTCCGGCCCGCTCTCCTTCCTGCGCATCTTCAACTGCGCCACCGAGCAGATCAAGCAGGGCGGCACCCGGCGCGGGGCCAACATGGGCATCCTGCGCGTGGATCATCCGGACATCATGGAGTTCATCAAGGCCAAGGAGCGCGACGGCGAGTTGAACAACTTCAACTTGTCCATCGGGCTGACCGAGCAGTTCATGCAGGCCGTGAACGACCGCGCGGAGTACGACCTGGTGGCCCCGAACACCGGCAAGACCGTGGGCACCCTCAACGCCCGCGAGGTGTTCAACATCCTGGTCCAGAAGGCGTGGGAGTCCGGCGACCCCGGCATCGTCTTCCTGGACCGCATCAACCGCGACAACCCGACCCCGTCGCTGGGCGAGATCGAGTCCACCAACCCGTGCGGCGAGCAGCCCCTGCTGCCCTACGAGGCGTGCAACCTCGGCTCCATCAACCTCGGCAAGTGCTTTGCCAAGGGCAAGAACGGCAAGGACTCCGAGATCGACTGGGACGAGCTGAAACGGATCATCCATCTTTCCGTCCGCTTCCTGGACAACGTCATCGACGCCTCGGTCTACCCCCTGGACCAGATCACCGAGATGGTCGGCAAGAACCGCAAGATCGGCCTGGGCGTCATGGGCTGGGCGGACCTGCTCTACCAGCTCAAGGTCCCGTACAACTCCCAGACCGCCGTGGACCTGGCCGAGCGGGTCATGAAATACGTGCAGGCCGAGGCGCGCAGCGCGTCCAAGCAGCTGGCCAAGGAGCGCGGCGAGTTCCCGACCTACGCGGAATCCACCTTCGGCAAGGCCAACCTCGGCCCGTACCGCAACGCCACCACCACGACCATCGCGCCCACCGGCACCCTGTCCATCATCGCGGGCTGCTCGTCCGGCGTGGAACCGCTGTTCGCCCTGTCCTTCGTGCGCAACGTCATGGACAACGACAAGCTGGTGGAGACCAACCCGTTCTTCGAGGCCGCCCTGAAGGAGGCCGACGCCTACTCCGGCAAGCTCATGGAGGAGATCGCCAAGGTCGGCTCCATCCGCAAGATGGACCACCTGCCCGAACACCTGCGCCACGTCTTCGTGACCTCCATGGACATCGAGCCCATCTGGCACCTCAAGATGCAGGCCGCCTTCCAGAAGTTCACGGACAACGCGGTCTCCAAGACCGTGAACCTGCCCAACTCCGCCACCAAGGAAGACATCTGGGACATCTACTGGAAGGCCTACGAGTACGGCTGCAAGGGCGTCACCGTGTACCGCGACGGGTCCAAGACTTCCCAGGTGCTGTGCACCGGCGACGGCGACAAGAAGAAGGAAGCGGCCGCCAAGGGCAAGTCCATCGTCAAGGACCGCCCGGATGTCATCTACGGCTTCACCCAGAAGATCCCCACCGGGCTGGGCATGCTCTTCCTGACCGTCAACGAGGTGGACAACAAGCCGTTCGAGGTCTTCGCCACCATCGGCAAGTCCGGCGGCTCCATCACCGCCAAGGCCGAGGCCATCGGGCGGCTGGTCTCCCTGGCCCTGCGCTCAGGCGTCGAGGTCCGCGAGATCGTCCAGCAGCTCAAGGGCATCGGCGGCGAGAATCCGAAGTTCATGAAGAAGCACCTGGTCAAGTCCATCCCGGACGCCATCGCCTACGTGTTCGAGTCCCGCTACCTGAGCGGCGAGCGCGTGGACGGCGAGGTGGCCGCCCTGAACCGCGAGCTCTGC